From Streptomyces sp. NBC_01754, a single genomic window includes:
- a CDS encoding ABC transporter substrate-binding protein yields MHSPGRKTAVASVAALMLALSGCGGGTEANGDGPVKELVLGAGVVPQSFDPAQSREAQFVQYFQPVFDSLVRRLPSGETTGMLATGWEYTRDNTRLTLELREDVGFSDGTAFDAEVAKANIDRFRKAGGPLSGSLGAVKETTATDDTTLVIDLSSPDPSLVYNLGGPAGLMQSTKQFDNPDVATQPVGSGPYVLDRKLTTPGAKYVYTANKDYWNPGLRKFDRIVIEPMADENARLNALRSGQIDGAIGTAKTVSQVEAVKALTVHTVSGDWQGLSLFDRGGEKVQALGDVRVRRAINHAIDKKAILKKVGLGYGETTSQIFNPSSEAFVKELDDRYEYDVKKAESLLAEAGYADGFSLKMPSSSDIDPAIPQVVSDQLAVVGIKVNWTNVPSAQYQPEQQSGKYSAAYTAFGQQVVSWGNVSQLVTEKGPWNVFGSQDDKIDGLLSKITTSSGDGAEAAYQELNTYLVEHAWFSPWYRIEQPYYTGPDVTVEMQNGQAVPSLYNYAPAK; encoded by the coding sequence GTGCACTCACCTGGACGTAAGACCGCCGTGGCCTCGGTGGCCGCCCTGATGCTTGCGTTGAGCGGGTGCGGTGGCGGTACGGAGGCGAACGGCGACGGCCCCGTGAAGGAACTCGTGCTCGGTGCCGGCGTGGTGCCGCAGTCGTTCGACCCCGCGCAGTCCCGTGAGGCCCAGTTCGTCCAGTACTTCCAGCCGGTGTTCGATTCGCTGGTCCGCCGCCTGCCCAGCGGTGAGACCACCGGCATGCTGGCCACCGGCTGGGAGTACACACGGGACAACACCCGGCTGACACTGGAACTGCGCGAGGACGTCGGGTTCAGCGACGGCACGGCATTCGACGCCGAGGTCGCCAAGGCCAACATCGACCGCTTCCGCAAGGCCGGCGGACCGCTCTCCGGCAGTCTCGGCGCGGTGAAGGAGACCACGGCGACGGACGACACGACGCTGGTCATCGACCTGTCCAGCCCGGACCCCTCCCTCGTGTACAACCTCGGCGGCCCCGCCGGACTCATGCAGTCCACCAAGCAGTTCGACAATCCGGACGTGGCCACCCAGCCCGTGGGGTCGGGCCCGTACGTCCTCGACCGTAAGCTGACGACTCCGGGGGCGAAGTACGTCTACACGGCGAACAAGGACTATTGGAACCCCGGGCTGCGGAAGTTCGACCGGATCGTGATCGAGCCCATGGCCGACGAGAACGCCCGGCTCAACGCGCTGCGCTCCGGCCAGATCGACGGCGCGATCGGCACCGCCAAGACCGTGAGCCAGGTCGAGGCGGTCAAGGCGCTCACCGTCCACACCGTGTCCGGCGACTGGCAGGGGCTGTCGCTCTTCGACCGCGGCGGCGAGAAGGTCCAGGCGCTCGGCGACGTCAGGGTGCGCCGGGCGATCAACCACGCCATCGACAAGAAGGCGATCCTGAAGAAGGTCGGGCTCGGTTACGGCGAGACCACGAGCCAGATCTTCAACCCCTCCTCCGAGGCCTTCGTCAAGGAACTCGACGACAGGTACGAGTACGACGTCAAGAAGGCCGAGAGCCTGCTCGCCGAGGCCGGGTACGCCGACGGCTTCTCGCTGAAGATGCCGTCGTCCTCCGACATCGACCCGGCGATCCCGCAGGTCGTGAGCGACCAGCTCGCCGTCGTCGGCATCAAGGTGAACTGGACGAACGTGCCGTCCGCCCAGTACCAGCCCGAACAGCAGTCCGGGAAGTACAGCGCGGCCTACACCGCGTTCGGCCAGCAGGTCGTGTCCTGGGGCAACGTCTCGCAGCTGGTCACGGAGAAGGGGCCGTGGAACGTCTTCGGCTCCCAGGACGACAAGATCGACGGCCTGCTGTCGAAGATCACCACGTCCTCGGGGGACGGCGCGGAGGCCGCCTACCAGGAGCTGAACACGTACCTGGTCGAGCACGCCTGGTTCAGCCCCTGGTACCGCATAGAGCAGCCCTACTACACGGGTCCCGACGTCACCGTGGAGATGCAGAACGGGCAGGCCGTTCCGTCCCTCTACAACTACGCGCCGGCCAAGTGA
- a CDS encoding ATP-binding cassette domain-containing protein has product MTEPLLAIDDLVTEYPARKRRQKPFRVLHGVSLDVGPGETVGLVGESGSGKTTLGRAVLGLAPVTSGTVRFEGQDISRLSVRERRRVAHRMQVIFQDPYTSLNPALTVGDTLAEPLLAQGRERTAVHRRIAELLDRVQLPHDAAARLPREFSGGQRQRVAVARALALEPRLIVCDEPVSALDLPTQARILDLLLEIQETTGVAYLFVSHDLAVVRHISHRVAVMYHGGLVEIGDAEQVTGEPRDPYTKRLLTASPVPDPAGQRRRREERRLLGG; this is encoded by the coding sequence ATGACTGAGCCGCTGCTCGCGATAGACGACCTGGTCACCGAGTATCCCGCGCGGAAGAGGAGGCAGAAGCCCTTCCGCGTTCTGCACGGGGTCTCTCTCGACGTCGGACCCGGCGAGACCGTCGGCCTGGTCGGGGAATCGGGTTCGGGCAAGACCACGCTCGGCCGTGCCGTCCTCGGCCTCGCGCCGGTGACCTCAGGGACGGTGCGCTTCGAGGGCCAGGACATCTCCCGCCTCTCGGTACGCGAACGGCGCCGCGTCGCGCACCGGATGCAGGTGATCTTCCAGGACCCCTACACCTCGCTCAACCCGGCACTGACCGTCGGTGACACCCTGGCCGAGCCGCTGCTCGCGCAGGGCAGGGAGCGCACCGCCGTACACCGCCGTATCGCGGAGCTCCTCGACCGGGTGCAACTGCCGCACGACGCCGCGGCCCGGCTCCCCAGGGAGTTCTCCGGCGGACAGCGCCAACGCGTCGCCGTCGCACGCGCGCTGGCGCTCGAACCCCGGCTGATCGTCTGCGACGAACCTGTCTCGGCCCTGGACCTCCCCACCCAGGCCCGCATCCTCGATCTGCTCCTGGAGATCCAGGAGACGACCGGCGTGGCCTACCTGTTCGTCTCCCACGACCTGGCCGTCGTCCGGCACATCAGCCACCGGGTGGCGGTCATGTACCACGGCGGACTCGTGGAGATCGGTGACGCCGAGCAGGTGACCGGCGAGCCGCGGGATCCCTACACCAAGCGGTTGCTGACGGCCTCGCCGGTACCCGATCCGGCCGGCCAGCGCCGGCGCCGGGAGGAACGCCGCCTCCTCGGCGGGTGA
- a CDS encoding ABC transporter permease produces the protein MVSYVARRLGAGIILVLGSSLLVFLLMLVNSEHIARIIMGDEASDEAVAHKAAALGLDHPVIVQYWDWLGGTLKGDLGTSWLNGESVTYLLVNRIPVTLSVAVGTIVVSCAVSVVLGLIAAVRRGWVDRVLQAVSVLGLVFPGFWLALVLVSVVAIQWGLVPATGYTPMESSIGGWLSSLALPVFSLAFGAVSGLAQQVRSATIATLDRDFVRTLRSRGIPERTVLLRHVLRNAAPPTLTVLSLNFIGLMSGAVMIEQVFALPGIGSLAVEATTKGDIPIVMGAVIISVLIVVVVNVLTDLLNGWLNPKVRLS, from the coding sequence ATGGTTAGCTACGTGGCCCGGCGCCTCGGCGCGGGCATCATCCTGGTCCTGGGCTCCTCACTGCTCGTCTTCCTGCTCATGCTGGTCAACAGCGAGCACATCGCCCGCATCATCATGGGTGACGAAGCGTCCGACGAGGCCGTCGCCCACAAGGCCGCCGCACTCGGCCTCGACCATCCCGTCATCGTCCAGTACTGGGACTGGCTCGGCGGCACGCTGAAGGGCGATCTGGGCACCTCCTGGCTCAACGGGGAATCGGTCACCTACCTGCTGGTCAACCGGATCCCCGTCACGCTCTCGGTGGCTGTGGGCACCATCGTCGTCTCGTGCGCGGTCTCGGTGGTCCTCGGGCTGATCGCGGCCGTCCGCCGCGGCTGGGTGGACCGGGTGCTCCAGGCCGTCTCCGTGCTCGGCCTCGTCTTCCCCGGGTTCTGGCTCGCGCTGGTTCTCGTCTCGGTCGTGGCGATCCAGTGGGGCCTGGTGCCCGCGACGGGCTACACCCCGATGGAGAGCTCCATCGGCGGCTGGCTCTCCTCGCTCGCCCTGCCGGTGTTCTCGCTGGCGTTCGGGGCCGTGTCCGGACTCGCCCAGCAGGTCCGCAGCGCGACGATCGCCACCCTGGACCGGGACTTCGTGCGCACCCTGCGCAGCCGCGGCATTCCGGAACGCACGGTGCTGCTGCGCCATGTGCTGCGCAACGCGGCACCGCCCACCCTCACCGTGCTGTCGCTGAACTTCATCGGCCTGATGTCCGGGGCGGTGATGATCGAGCAGGTCTTCGCCCTGCCGGGCATCGGATCGCTGGCGGTGGAGGCGACGACCAAGGGCGACATCCCCATCGTCATGGGCGCCGTGATCATCTCCGTGCTGATCGTCGTCGTCGTGAACGTGCTGACCGACCTCCTCAACGGATGGCTCAACCCGAAGGTGAGGCTGTCATGA
- a CDS encoding family 20 glycosylhydrolase, whose amino-acid sequence MAESPADLDPAIVPAVQHRAAGKGVMALPSAPHIRYEEPALTAVAAQMAADIEAVTGRPVTVAASGAPVPGEMVLRLDSALDVGEGAGQDEAYRLRVDTTVTITGRSVSAVRWGMVSLLQMIRPDGTLPCGTVEDWPDYPVRGFLLDVGRRYFTPEFLGDLIRCMGWFKLNTFVVHLNDNEITKDTGRPWAEAQHAFRLSTDNPRLAGLAAADGSYTRADWDGLEDVAAAHGVTIVPEIDAPAHSRSFIVFDPSLGHDGGDSDLLDLSRPRTLEFMREVFAEFLPWFRGPYVHFGADEYPPELADDHRTYFNAIAGFLHGHGKRTIAWGSQAKLAGDGRRAVGYDRDVVLCSWNNEWYGPRQAVADGFQVINTNDELLYLVPFADYYHGEHLDGPALWKDWEPHVFPDGQSLEPGHPRLLGSLSALWNDLVLRDYDEHTVRAMIEPTFGLLAQKMWSGAIPGLDHDGFQERLAALPERPGGATEDHA is encoded by the coding sequence ATGGCAGAGTCTCCCGCCGACCTGGACCCCGCGATCGTCCCCGCCGTCCAGCACCGGGCCGCGGGCAAGGGCGTGATGGCCCTGCCCTCCGCGCCGCACATCCGGTACGAGGAACCCGCGCTCACCGCGGTGGCCGCCCAGATGGCGGCCGACATCGAGGCGGTCACCGGCCGCCCGGTCACCGTGGCCGCCTCCGGTGCTCCCGTGCCCGGCGAGATGGTCCTGCGCCTGGACAGCGCCCTGGACGTGGGCGAGGGCGCCGGCCAGGACGAGGCCTACCGTCTCCGTGTCGACACGACGGTGACCATCACCGGACGGAGCGTGTCCGCGGTGCGCTGGGGCATGGTGTCCCTGCTGCAGATGATCCGCCCGGACGGGACACTGCCGTGCGGCACGGTCGAGGACTGGCCGGACTATCCTGTCCGCGGGTTCCTGCTCGACGTGGGGCGGCGGTACTTCACGCCGGAGTTCCTCGGCGACCTGATCCGGTGCATGGGCTGGTTCAAGCTCAACACCTTCGTCGTCCACCTCAACGACAACGAGATCACGAAGGACACCGGGCGCCCGTGGGCGGAGGCACAGCACGCCTTCCGCCTGTCGACGGACAACCCCCGCCTGGCCGGTCTGGCAGCGGCCGACGGGTCCTACACACGGGCCGACTGGGACGGGCTGGAGGATGTCGCGGCCGCCCACGGCGTCACGATCGTCCCGGAGATCGACGCGCCGGCGCACTCCCGGTCCTTCATCGTCTTCGACCCGTCGCTCGGCCACGACGGCGGCGACTCCGACCTGCTCGACCTGTCCCGTCCGCGGACGCTGGAGTTCATGCGTGAGGTCTTCGCGGAGTTCCTGCCGTGGTTCCGGGGCCCGTACGTGCACTTCGGCGCCGATGAGTACCCGCCGGAGCTCGCCGACGACCACCGCACGTACTTCAACGCGATCGCCGGGTTCCTGCACGGACACGGGAAGCGGACGATCGCCTGGGGCAGCCAGGCGAAGCTGGCCGGTGACGGCCGGCGGGCCGTCGGCTACGACCGGGACGTCGTGCTGTGCTCGTGGAACAACGAGTGGTACGGGCCCCGCCAGGCCGTCGCGGACGGTTTCCAAGTGATCAACACCAACGACGAGTTGCTCTATCTCGTCCCGTTCGCCGACTACTACCACGGCGAACACCTCGACGGCCCCGCCCTGTGGAAGGACTGGGAACCGCACGTCTTCCCCGACGGCCAGTCCCTGGAGCCCGGACACCCCCGGCTGCTCGGATCCCTCTCGGCCCTCTGGAACGACCTCGTCCTGCGCGACTACGACGAGCACACCGTGCGCGCGATGATCGAGCCCACCTTCGGGCTCCTCGCACAGAAGATGTGGAGCGGCGCAATCCCGGGCCTGGACCACGACGGGTTCCAGGAACGGCTGGCGGCGCTG
- a CDS encoding dipeptide/oligopeptide/nickel ABC transporter permease/ATP-binding protein produces the protein MTAPLPPSGSSAGGGPPTPRRQRLTSRLLRSPMAAVSSAILLVLALATLLAPWIAPFDANTGDISRALEGPGGEYLLGTDSAGRDVLSRLLYGGRTTLGGALLALLVAAGLGVATGLVSGYTGKKFDLGAEWVNNLLMALPNVMVLLAVRAAFGSDVWLSMAVLGVLLAPGFHRLSRNIVMGVRNELYVDAARVSGLSDRRIMVRHVLNSVRAPLIIHAALTAVAAIGIQAGLEFIGLADTSVPAWGTMLNEALVNLYVAPELMLWPGIALGLVNAALILFGNGLRDALEDRPSRRRRKRAGADTTVAAGPTGGRAQPAARNAESGDTQGPSAGGPETGTWAERPDAVLSVRGLTIGYPVADGHRVVVDDVSFDVRAGEVLGLVGESGSGKTQTAWALLDLLPSDAAVLRGSITYQGERLDTRSTKERRRLLGTGIAYVPQEPMSNLDPAFTVGSQLAGPMRRRLGLDRAAAETRALDLLDRVGIADPVRTYRSYPHQISGGMAQRVLIAGAVSCDPRVLVADEPTTALDVTVQAEVLDLLRDLQKERGMAMVMVTHNLGVVADICDRVAVMRLGELVEQNDVDSLFGNPRHPYTRMMLDSVLEGKPPRTPLLGESAGKELAR, from the coding sequence ATGACCGCCCCCCTGCCCCCTTCCGGCAGCTCTGCCGGCGGCGGCCCTCCCACTCCACGCCGGCAGCGGCTGACGAGCAGACTCCTGCGCTCGCCCATGGCGGCCGTCTCCTCCGCGATCCTGCTCGTCCTGGCGCTGGCGACACTCCTGGCTCCGTGGATCGCACCGTTCGACGCGAACACCGGAGACATCTCCAGGGCCCTGGAGGGCCCGGGAGGCGAGTACCTGCTGGGCACCGACAGCGCCGGCCGGGACGTCCTCTCACGCCTCCTGTACGGCGGGCGGACCACGCTCGGCGGTGCGTTGCTCGCCCTGCTCGTGGCGGCGGGGCTCGGTGTGGCCACCGGCCTGGTCTCCGGGTACACCGGCAAGAAGTTCGACCTCGGCGCCGAGTGGGTCAACAACCTGCTGATGGCCCTGCCCAACGTGATGGTGCTGCTCGCGGTGCGCGCCGCCTTCGGCAGCGACGTCTGGCTGAGCATGGCCGTCCTCGGAGTGCTTCTGGCGCCCGGATTCCACCGGTTGTCCCGGAACATCGTCATGGGCGTGCGCAACGAGCTCTACGTCGACGCGGCCCGGGTCTCCGGCCTCTCCGACCGGCGGATCATGGTGCGGCACGTGCTCAACTCCGTACGCGCCCCGCTCATCATCCACGCGGCCCTCACCGCGGTGGCGGCGATCGGGATCCAGGCCGGCCTGGAGTTCATCGGCCTGGCCGACACGTCCGTACCCGCATGGGGCACGATGCTCAACGAGGCCCTCGTCAACCTGTACGTCGCCCCCGAGCTCATGCTGTGGCCGGGCATCGCACTCGGCCTCGTCAACGCCGCGCTGATCCTCTTCGGGAACGGCTTGCGCGACGCGCTGGAGGACCGTCCGTCCCGAAGGCGCCGTAAGCGCGCCGGAGCGGACACGACCGTCGCGGCGGGCCCGACGGGCGGGCGGGCACAGCCGGCCGCGCGGAACGCCGAGTCCGGCGACACCCAGGGGCCCTCCGCCGGCGGACCGGAGACTGGGACCTGGGCCGAGCGGCCGGACGCCGTGCTGTCGGTGCGGGGGCTCACCATCGGCTACCCCGTCGCGGACGGGCACCGGGTCGTGGTCGACGACGTCTCCTTCGACGTGCGCGCGGGCGAAGTGCTCGGCCTGGTCGGTGAGTCCGGCTCCGGCAAGACCCAGACGGCCTGGGCCCTCCTCGACCTGCTCCCGAGCGACGCGGCGGTCCTGAGGGGCTCGATCACGTACCAGGGGGAACGGCTGGACACCCGATCCACGAAGGAACGCCGCCGCCTGCTCGGTACCGGCATCGCCTACGTGCCGCAGGAGCCCATGTCGAACCTGGACCCGGCCTTCACCGTCGGCTCGCAACTGGCGGGCCCGATGAGGCGGCGGCTCGGCCTGGACCGGGCCGCGGCCGAGACCCGCGCCCTCGACCTGCTGGACCGGGTCGGCATCGCGGATCCGGTCCGTACCTACCGCAGCTATCCGCACCAGATATCCGGGGGCATGGCCCAGCGGGTGCTCATCGCCGGCGCCGTCTCCTGCGATCCGCGGGTCCTCGTCGCGGACGAGCCGACGACCGCGCTCGACGTCACCGTGCAGGCCGAGGTCCTGGACCTGCTGAGGGATCTGCAGAAGGAACGCGGGATGGCCATGGTCATGGTCACCCACAACCTCGGTGTCGTCGCCGACATCTGCGACCGGGTGGCGGTCATGCGCCTCGGCGAACTCGTCGAGCAGAACGACGTCGACTCCCTCTTCGGGAACCCGCGGCACCCCTACACCCGAATGATGCTGGACTCCGTACTCGAGGGGAAGCCGCCGCGGACCCCCCTGCTCGGGGAGTCCGCCGGCAAGGAGCTCGCCCGATGA